The genome window ATCGGGAAGATCAGACCAAGCATCTCTTTTTCTTCCGGGTTCACATACAGTTCCACAATCTCGTGGGCGTATGATTTACCGCCTTTACGTTTCTTTGGATATGCGACCACCGGGCATTCGCGAATCATCCGGTACGCTTTCACGGTAATCAGTTCCGGGTCTCCCGGCCCAACACCCACGCCATACAGTGTACCGATGGCTTTGTGATCCGTTGATTTATGTTCCAATGGTTCTGCGGAAGTGCTTCCCCACACAGTGTTTCCTGTTGTGCTTGCAGTTGTTGTGCTAATGCTGCTCTCCCCCTTGTTCATTCATTGAAAAATCACTCTGCTCCGTCTGCGGATTCCGTTTCTTCGGTTACTGTGTGTTGTCCTGTAATGACATAGATCGGATTGAGTCCGTCAAAACGGGTCATATTCAGGATCGGCTTGCTGCGCGCCGTCTGCAACAAGGTCACGGAGGCGTCCATGCCTGCTTCGCGCATCGCCTTCATGCTGTCATGCAGCGTCTCGATGGTCGCTGCATTCACTACGAGGCGTCCCTCCGGGCGCAGCCGGGACGCACACAGGGCGATCAGCTGGCCGAGTTCGCCGCCGCTGCCGCCAATGAACACCGCATCCGGATTCGGTAGTTCGTCCATCCCTGCTGGTGCTTTGGCATGAAGGACGGTGAAATCGGTCCGGAATTTGATCCGGTTGGCCTCGATGTTCACGAGGTCACCTTCGTTCTTCTCGATGGCGAAGACCTGGCCCCGCGGCGCCAGCCGCGTGCACTCCACCGCCACCGAGCCTGAACCTGCGCCGATATCCCACACGATGCTGTCCTCGCCCAGTTTCAGCTCGGACAAGCTGAACGCGCGGACTTCACGCTTGGTGATGAGGCCTTTTTCGGGTTTGCGCTGATGGAATTCCTCATCTGCAAACCCGAAGCCTTTGCGCGGCGCGGGTGCATCCTTGCGGCGCAGCAAAATCACGACGTTCAGCGGGCTGCATTCTGCTGCCGCCAGCTCGTCGAGGGTGTAATGGCGGGCACGTTCGTCTGCCCCGCCCAGATTCTCTGCAACGTAGGCATCATACTCGGTCATGCCGAACTGTTGCAGATAAGCCCCGATCGCAGCGGGGCTGTTGTGCTCATCCGTGAGCAGCGCAATTTTGGCTTTGCCATCGATGCGCTGGGCGAGGCCTTTGAGCGGGCGACCGTGCACGCTTTCGAGCACGGCATCGTGCCAGCTCTCGCCAAGCTGGGCAAATGCCAGCTGCAGTGAACTGAGATTAGGCCGGATCTCCAGTTGATCCGGGCCGATTTGGCGCGCTAAATACCCGGCAATGCCGTAGAACAGCGGGTCACCCGAGGCGAGCACAACGACGTTGTGTGTGGCCTTTAACGCTTTTATTTTCACAACGAGATCGCTTAAACCGCTCTTAATCGCTAACCGTTCGCCTGCAAATGCAGGGAAATACTCTAGCTGGCGCTCTCCGCCAACGAGCACATCTGCCTCCTGAATGAGATTCAGGCTATCCGTTGTCAGTCCTGCTGCACCTTCTTCACCCACGCCAATGATGCGGATTTTACGATTCTTTGCTCCAGTTGCTGTCTTCGAGTTCACTGATTTCCGCCCTCCCCAGTTCCATTCCTTTCATTGTTACCAATACTACTTCCACTGTCACGCCGCCTCCGGCATGTTCCAAACAGTGCCGACAGGCGTATGTACATAACTTTTCAAAATAGGGCAAGTACCCGGCTTCGGTCATCATATCTGCCACCTGAGTGGCCGTGTTGGCTTCCTCGATCGCTTGCGCCAGTTCATCCCCGGCTCCAGTCTCGCGGGCCACGGACGCAAGAAATCCAAAATCCACCGGCGCACTCTTGGAGTGCACCATCATGACGCCTTGGGCCACTTTGGCAAATTTGCCTGGCATCCCGACCAGCGTGATGCGTTTCATGCCCAACCGTTTACCGTGTTTGATCGCAAAGCCGACAAAGTCACCCATCTGGATAAAAGCTTCCTCTGGCAGATCGGGCATCATCTTCATGGCGTATTTCTCACTACTGCCGCCCGTCGTCAGTACAATATGATCACATCCGGATGCCTGAGCAACCGAGATGGCCTGCACCACACTGGCTCTGTAAGCAGAGGTGGAGAACGGAACGACCACGCCGCGTGTACCTAAAATGGAGATGCCACCCAAAATGCCCAGACGGGAATTCAGTGTCTTCTTGGCCATCTCTTCGCCGTCCGGCACGCTGATCACAACCCGCACCCCTCTGGCTGTGCCGTGTTCGGCGAGCACCTGGGTGACGGCTTCGGTAATCATGCGGCGCGGAACGGGATTGATTGCCGCTTCGCCCACAGGCACGGGCAGTCCAGGCTTCGTGACTCGGCCTACGCCTACGCCCCCATCTAGCTCCATGCCCGGCTCGTCCCGCCAAGACACATGTGCGATAATCTTCGCCCGATGTGTGGCGTCCGGGTCATCTCCGGCATCTTTGATCGTGGCACAGGTCGCTACGCCATCGGTCAGTTCCTGCTCGATCAGTTCGAACGAGTGGTCAAAGCCCGCGGGCAATGAAACCACGGCCTGCGCCGGAATCATACCTGTTAACAGGAGCTGCGTGGCCCCTTTGGCAACGGCTGTGGCACACGCTCCTGTGGTGAAGCCGGAACGCATGGGTTTGTCGGGATCTGGTGTATTGCCGCCTTTCATGGGTTTTGAACCTCCCGTCCTTTAATTAGCTAGGTGGCATTACGCTCTGTGCTTGCGTGGTGGATTTTGGCGCTTGGTGACCGCTACGGGTACGGATCGTTCTTATG of Paenibacillus sp. FSL R5-0517 contains these proteins:
- a CDS encoding cobalt-precorrin-5B (C(1))-methyltransferase is translated as MKGGNTPDPDKPMRSGFTTGACATAVAKGATQLLLTGMIPAQAVVSLPAGFDHSFELIEQELTDGVATCATIKDAGDDPDATHRAKIIAHVSWRDEPGMELDGGVGVGRVTKPGLPVPVGEAAINPVPRRMITEAVTQVLAEHGTARGVRVVISVPDGEEMAKKTLNSRLGILGGISILGTRGVVVPFSTSAYRASVVQAISVAQASGCDHIVLTTGGSSEKYAMKMMPDLPEEAFIQMGDFVGFAIKHGKRLGMKRITLVGMPGKFAKVAQGVMMVHSKSAPVDFGFLASVARETGAGDELAQAIEEANTATQVADMMTEAGYLPYFEKLCTYACRHCLEHAGGGVTVEVVLVTMKGMELGRAEISELEDSNWSKES
- the cbiE gene encoding precorrin-6y C5,15-methyltransferase (decarboxylating) subunit CbiE, which codes for MNSKTATGAKNRKIRIIGVGEEGAAGLTTDSLNLIQEADVLVGGERQLEYFPAFAGERLAIKSGLSDLVVKIKALKATHNVVVLASGDPLFYGIAGYLARQIGPDQLEIRPNLSSLQLAFAQLGESWHDAVLESVHGRPLKGLAQRIDGKAKIALLTDEHNSPAAIGAYLQQFGMTEYDAYVAENLGGADERARHYTLDELAAAECSPLNVVILLRRKDAPAPRKGFGFADEEFHQRKPEKGLITKREVRAFSLSELKLGEDSIVWDIGAGSGSVAVECTRLAPRGQVFAIEKNEGDLVNIEANRIKFRTDFTVLHAKAPAGMDELPNPDAVFIGGSGGELGQLIALCASRLRPEGRLVVNAATIETLHDSMKAMREAGMDASVTLLQTARSKPILNMTRFDGLNPIYVITGQHTVTEETESADGAE